In Ovis canadensis isolate MfBH-ARS-UI-01 breed Bighorn chromosome 3, ARS-UI_OviCan_v2, whole genome shotgun sequence, one DNA window encodes the following:
- the NEMP1 gene encoding nuclear envelope integral membrane protein 1 isoform X2, which yields MNTSQQSCYKNVLIPKWHDVWTRIQIRVNSSKLVRVTQVENEEKLKELEQFSIWNFFSSFLKEKLNDTYVNVGLYSTKTCLKVEILEEDTKYSVTVTRRFDPKLFLIFLLGLTLFFCGDLLSRSQIFYYSTGMSVGIVASLLIIIFIVSKFVPKKSPIYIILVGGWSFSLYLIQLVFKNLQEIWRCYWQYLLSYVLAVGFVSFAVCYKYGPLENERSINLLTWTLQLLGLCFMYSSIQIPHIALAIIVIALCTKNLEYPIHWLYITYRKMCKATEKTVPPRLLTEEEYRLQGEVETRKALEQLREYCNSPDCSAWKTVSRIQSPKRFADFVEGSFHLTPNEVSVHEQEYGLGSIIAQDELYEETSSEGEDSDSRYPLVVQQNSFLT from the exons ATGAATACCAGTCAACAGTCCTGTTACAAAAATGTGCTTATCCCAAAGTGGCATGATGTATGGACACGGATACAG ATCCGGGTAAATAGTTCCAAACTGGTCCGAGTCACCCAGGTGGAgaatgaagagaaactgaaggagCTAGAGCAGTTTAGTATCTGgaactttttttcctcctttttaaaagaaaaattgaatgaCACCTATGTTAATGTGGGTCTATACAGCACAAAAACCTGCCTCAAAGTTGAGATTTTAGAGGAAGACACCAAGTACAGTGTCACTGTGACTCGGA gatTTGACCCCAAACTCTTCCTCATTTTCCTCCTTGGACTTACACTATTTTTTTGTGGAGACTTGCTGAGCAG AAGTCAAATCTTCTACTATTCTACTGGGATGAGTGTGGGAATTGTGGCATCTTTACTAATCATCATTTTTATAGTGTCCAAGTTTGTGCCCAAG AAAAGTCCCATTTACATCATCCTGGTAGGAGGCTGGTCCTTTTCTCTGTACCTCATtcaactagtttttaaaaatttacaagaGATCTGGAGGTGTTACTGGCAGTATCTTTTAA GCTATGTCCTCGCAGTTGGATTCGTGAGTTTTGCGGTCTGTTACAAGTATGGGCCTTTGGAGAATGAACGAAGTATCAACCTGCTGACCTGGACCTTGCAGCTGCTGGGCCTATGTTTCATGTATTCCAGTATCCAGATACCACACATTGCCCTTGCCATTATCGTCATTGCACTGTGTACTAAGAACCTGGAGTACCCTATCCACTGGCTGTACATCACCTACAG AAAGATGTGTAAGGCAACAGAAAAGACTGTCCCCCCTCGTCTTCTGACAGAAGAAGAATACCGGCTACAAGGAGAGGTGGAGACCCGAAAGGCTTTAGAGCAGCTTAGAGAATACTGCAACAGTCCAGACTGCTCAGCTTGGAAGACTGTTTCTCGAATTCAGTCTCCAAAGAG GTTTGCTGACTTCGTGGAAGGTTCTTTCCACCTCACACCCAATGAGGTTTCTGTCCACGAGCAGGAGTACGGCTTAGGGAGCATTATAGCCCAGGACGAACTCTATGAAGAAACATCCTCTGAGGGGGAGGACTCAGATTCTCGGTACCCCCTTGTCGTACAACAGAACAGCTTCCTGACTTAG
- the NEMP1 gene encoding nuclear envelope integral membrane protein 1 isoform X1, whose amino-acid sequence MAGGMKVALLPAVGAGTWSWGAGGGGAVRLLLVLSGCFVCGSAGIDLKVVTLQESRVHYMNTSQQSCYKNVLIPKWHDVWTRIQIRVNSSKLVRVTQVENEEKLKELEQFSIWNFFSSFLKEKLNDTYVNVGLYSTKTCLKVEILEEDTKYSVTVTRRFDPKLFLIFLLGLTLFFCGDLLSRSQIFYYSTGMSVGIVASLLIIIFIVSKFVPKKSPIYIILVGGWSFSLYLIQLVFKNLQEIWRCYWQYLLSYVLAVGFVSFAVCYKYGPLENERSINLLTWTLQLLGLCFMYSSIQIPHIALAIIVIALCTKNLEYPIHWLYITYRKMCKATEKTVPPRLLTEEEYRLQGEVETRKALEQLREYCNSPDCSAWKTVSRIQSPKRFADFVEGSFHLTPNEVSVHEQEYGLGSIIAQDELYEETSSEGEDSDSRYPLVVQQNSFLT is encoded by the exons CCGGAATTGATTTAAAGGTGGTCACGCTTCAGGAATCCAGAGTTCATTATATGAATACCAGTCAACAGTCCTGTTACAAAAATGTGCTTATCCCAAAGTGGCATGATGTATGGACACGGATACAG ATCCGGGTAAATAGTTCCAAACTGGTCCGAGTCACCCAGGTGGAgaatgaagagaaactgaaggagCTAGAGCAGTTTAGTATCTGgaactttttttcctcctttttaaaagaaaaattgaatgaCACCTATGTTAATGTGGGTCTATACAGCACAAAAACCTGCCTCAAAGTTGAGATTTTAGAGGAAGACACCAAGTACAGTGTCACTGTGACTCGGA gatTTGACCCCAAACTCTTCCTCATTTTCCTCCTTGGACTTACACTATTTTTTTGTGGAGACTTGCTGAGCAG AAGTCAAATCTTCTACTATTCTACTGGGATGAGTGTGGGAATTGTGGCATCTTTACTAATCATCATTTTTATAGTGTCCAAGTTTGTGCCCAAG AAAAGTCCCATTTACATCATCCTGGTAGGAGGCTGGTCCTTTTCTCTGTACCTCATtcaactagtttttaaaaatttacaagaGATCTGGAGGTGTTACTGGCAGTATCTTTTAA GCTATGTCCTCGCAGTTGGATTCGTGAGTTTTGCGGTCTGTTACAAGTATGGGCCTTTGGAGAATGAACGAAGTATCAACCTGCTGACCTGGACCTTGCAGCTGCTGGGCCTATGTTTCATGTATTCCAGTATCCAGATACCACACATTGCCCTTGCCATTATCGTCATTGCACTGTGTACTAAGAACCTGGAGTACCCTATCCACTGGCTGTACATCACCTACAG AAAGATGTGTAAGGCAACAGAAAAGACTGTCCCCCCTCGTCTTCTGACAGAAGAAGAATACCGGCTACAAGGAGAGGTGGAGACCCGAAAGGCTTTAGAGCAGCTTAGAGAATACTGCAACAGTCCAGACTGCTCAGCTTGGAAGACTGTTTCTCGAATTCAGTCTCCAAAGAG GTTTGCTGACTTCGTGGAAGGTTCTTTCCACCTCACACCCAATGAGGTTTCTGTCCACGAGCAGGAGTACGGCTTAGGGAGCATTATAGCCCAGGACGAACTCTATGAAGAAACATCCTCTGAGGGGGAGGACTCAGATTCTCGGTACCCCCTTGTCGTACAACAGAACAGCTTCCTGACTTAG